In one window of Meiothermus sp. DNA:
- a CDS encoding PIN domain-containing protein, whose protein sequence is MARILVDTSAWIEFYHPMGARQVKQALGNALEVHEIAVLAPIAVELLSGAKSEKDYGLLAADLQALLWLPLGSEEAGVAGQLAYELARSGQRVPTVDLLIAGAALVHGCELWHFGDAHFATIAGHSPLQEHNLKSA, encoded by the coding sequence GTGGCCCGCATCTTGGTAGATACATCGGCCTGGATTGAGTTTTATCACCCCATGGGTGCCCGCCAGGTCAAGCAAGCCCTGGGTAACGCCTTGGAGGTACATGAGATCGCGGTCCTAGCGCCGATTGCCGTGGAACTTCTGTCCGGCGCAAAGAGCGAGAAAGACTACGGTCTTCTCGCCGCTGACCTGCAGGCCCTGCTCTGGCTACCCTTGGGAAGCGAAGAGGCGGGGGTGGCTGGCCAGCTGGCCTACGAACTGGCCCGTTCCGGCCAGCGGGTACCTACGGTGGACTTGCTGATCGCCGGAGCGGCCTTGGTGCATGGCTGTGAACTGTGGCACTTTGGCGATGCCCACTTTGCGACCATCGCGGGCCATAGCCCCCTGCAGGAACACAACCTCAAAAGCGCTTAG
- a CDS encoding type II toxin-antitoxin system VapB family antitoxin, which yields MPRMTIEIDEALLEEARRVLGVRTKREAIERALQELVRQQRRRGIRAHAGRVELELTQETLRALRESR from the coding sequence ATGCCCCGCATGACCATCGAAATTGACGAAGCCCTGCTGGAAGAGGCCCGCCGGGTGCTGGGGGTGCGCACCAAACGGGAAGCCATCGAGCGGGCCTTGCAGGAGCTGGTGCGCCAGCAGCGCCGCCGGGGCATCCGGGCCCACGCCGGGCGGGTGGAGCTCGAGCTCACCCAGGAAACCCTGCGCGCGCTGCGGGAGTCCCGCTAG